ACTTGCGGACAGGGTCCGTGACCTTGATTTCGCGCCATCGTCGTCGAACGGGTTGTTCCGGCAGTTCGGAGTAATCGTCAACGAATCCCATGCCATCAAACTACGTGAGGACCCCTGCAATTCAATGCCCGCGGACTCGACCCCGGGACGTCAGCATCGCCCGTGCCTCGAAACGTCAGAGGCTACTCATATGAGCAGGTTGGCGATCCGGTTCAGGTCCCGACGTACCGCAACCCTAACTTACCATCTGCTTGCGTCCAGCATACCAGCGCAGGCCGATCCGCTCTGTCCCAGCGTACGGCAATTTGCTGGCCCACCTCGAACGCGTGCGTGCAATGCGCGCGTGCGCCAGTGTCGCTGACGTCCAGCAGATGCGCGCGATACTCGTTGCCGTTCGAAGTGATGATCGACACCTCAAACACTTTGATTCGGACAGCGTCGCGGCGCTCAGTGGCGGAGGTCGGCATCAGAACACCTTCAGCAAGCGGAGGTTTAGGCGGGGGTCGTGACTATCGGTCTCGTAGCGTGGGCCGGACAGCGGCACCGCGACTTCGACATTGGCATCGATCGATGAACTGACGTCGGCCCTGACACCACCGCCGCCGGACACGAGTCCGCCACCACCGAACCCCCCGGCAAGGTTCGTCACCCGCCCGCCATCAACGAAACTGTAAAGTTGCGCCTTGCGGCCCAGGCCCAGGGGGTTGCGCCAGTCGTAGCGCAGCTCGGCGAGGCCCATATAACCCTGGTCACCGGACCGCTCGCTATAGTCATAGCCGCGCAGGAACGCGCTGCCGCCGATGCCGATCTCCTCGGCGACGAGAAGAGGGGCGCTC
The nucleotide sequence above comes from Roseomonas aeriglobus. Encoded proteins:
- a CDS encoding PilZ domain-containing protein — protein: MPTSATERRDAVRIKVFEVSIITSNGNEYRAHLLDVSDTGARAHCTHAFEVGQQIAVRWDRADRPALVCWTQADGKLGLRYVGT